In the genome of Saccharomonospora viridis DSM 43017, one region contains:
- the selA gene encoding L-seryl-tRNA(Sec) selenium transferase, translated as MSSLSGETLVTDVRRHIPRTDVLLGEPRLAKAVDDLGRDLVKSAVTAAQNRARAGEIAPEAVVEEAVASLPTSASSLREVLNATGVLVHTNLGRAPLSAAALKAVRTAGGSTDVEFDLTDGRRARRGRGALDALARALPEVGGVDGVHVVNNNAAALLLCALVLAPGKEIIISRGELVEIGDSFRIPDLVTSAGARLREVGATNRTRLSDYTDALGPDTGFVLKVHPSNFRVTGFTSQVPVSRLSRLDVPVVVDIGSGLLRPHPRLPDEPDAATALAAGADVVTASGDKLLGGPQAGLLFGDHALLRRLRRHPAARALRVDKLTLAALEATVRGPEPPVRRFLDADVDALRARAERIATVLTRRGVDAKAVSTTAAVGGGGAPGVELPSAAVSLSEDYAPRLRLGEPAVVGRVERGRCLLDLRTVEPEEDERLVEAVSRCMS; from the coding sequence ATGTCGTCCTTGTCCGGGGAGACGCTCGTGACCGACGTGCGTAGGCACATCCCGCGAACCGATGTCCTTCTCGGCGAGCCACGGTTGGCCAAGGCCGTGGACGACCTCGGACGGGATCTCGTCAAAAGCGCGGTCACGGCGGCGCAGAACCGGGCACGGGCCGGGGAGATCGCGCCCGAGGCGGTCGTCGAGGAGGCGGTGGCCTCGTTGCCGACCTCCGCCTCGTCGCTGCGGGAGGTGCTCAACGCCACCGGCGTATTGGTTCATACCAATTTGGGGCGTGCGCCGTTGTCCGCCGCCGCGTTGAAGGCCGTGCGGACCGCGGGTGGGAGCACCGACGTCGAATTCGACCTCACCGACGGTCGAAGGGCCCGTCGGGGGCGAGGCGCGCTCGACGCGCTCGCGCGGGCGCTTCCCGAGGTCGGGGGCGTCGACGGCGTCCACGTGGTCAACAACAACGCCGCCGCCCTCCTGCTGTGCGCCCTCGTGCTCGCCCCCGGCAAGGAGATCATCATCAGTCGCGGCGAGTTGGTCGAGATCGGGGACTCCTTCCGCATCCCCGACCTGGTCACCTCGGCCGGAGCACGACTGCGCGAAGTGGGTGCCACCAACCGCACCCGGCTCTCCGACTACACCGACGCGCTCGGCCCCGACACCGGTTTCGTACTCAAGGTCCACCCGTCGAACTTCCGCGTCACCGGCTTCACGTCCCAAGTACCGGTCTCCCGTCTCTCCCGGCTCGACGTACCCGTGGTGGTCGACATCGGTTCGGGACTGCTCCGCCCCCATCCCCGGCTGCCCGACGAACCCGACGCCGCCACCGCCTTGGCCGCGGGCGCCGACGTCGTCACCGCCAGCGGTGACAAACTGCTCGGCGGTCCGCAGGCGGGTCTGCTGTTCGGGGACCACGCGTTGCTCCGCCGGCTGCGGCGACACCCGGCCGCCCGGGCGCTGCGCGTGGACAAACTCACGCTCGCCGCACTGGAGGCGACCGTACGCGGCCCCGAGCCACCGGTGCGGCGGTTCCTCGACGCCGACGTCGACGCGTTGCGCGCGCGAGCCGAGCGGATCGCGACGGTGTTGACGCGACGGGGGGTGGACGCGAAGGCCGTGTCCACCACGGCGGCGGTCGGGGGAGGCGGTGCACCCGGGGTGGAATTGCCGAGCGCCGCGGTGAGTCTGTCCGAGGACTACGCCCCCCGACTGCGCTTGGGGGAACCCGCCGTGGTGGGACGGGTCGAACGTGGACGCTGTCTGCTCGACCTGCGGACCGTCGAGCCTGAGGAGGACGAACGTCTGGTGGAGGCCGTGTCCCGATGCATGTCGTAG
- the selB gene encoding selenocysteine-specific translation elongation factor, with the protein MHVVATAGHVDHGKSTLVKALTGMEPDRLGEERRRGLTIDLGFVWTDVAGQTFAFVDVPGHQRFVPTMLAGTGPVTAVLFVVAADEGWQAQSSEHLAALDAFGVRHGVLAVTKADRADPRPVLVEASERLAASSLGRVPAVAVSAHTGAGIDALRAELATLGRELPAADTEADVRLWVDRAFTVHGAGTVVTGTLGAGRLRVGDELVFGRDGRRCGVRGLQSLGRACDTVEAVARVAVNLRGLDHRDIDRGDALLTPDAWRYTREIDVRLRGDKAEDVNRELTVHLGAAAVPCRVRPLATDLARLSLSAELPLRAGDRGLLRDPGQHRVPAGIEVLDPRPPGLRRRGAARARAEELAHDDPAAGYVRRHGVVAVAELRALGWEVPGSRVGRWAVADGLLDRLVGRVRDLVAERRDRDPLAPGLSVESLRRELDVPDDLLAAVLPATGLVVRDGVVVDPRRPSALPDSVERAVRVVQQRLEQDPFTAPEAHDLAELGLGPKQLAAAERAGRLVRIADGVVLGPDALETAVRVLATLPEPFTVSQVRRALGTTRRVAVPLLERLDAEGRTRRAPDGTRTLRRPDR; encoded by the coding sequence ATGCATGTCGTAGCCACGGCAGGGCACGTCGATCACGGCAAGTCCACTCTGGTGAAGGCCTTGACCGGCATGGAACCCGATCGACTCGGCGAGGAACGCCGCAGAGGCCTGACCATCGACCTCGGATTCGTGTGGACCGACGTGGCCGGTCAGACGTTCGCGTTCGTCGACGTACCGGGACACCAGCGGTTCGTGCCGACCATGCTCGCGGGCACCGGACCGGTGACCGCCGTGCTGTTCGTGGTGGCGGCCGACGAAGGGTGGCAGGCCCAGTCCAGCGAACACCTCGCCGCGCTCGACGCGTTCGGGGTCCGACACGGCGTCCTCGCCGTGACCAAGGCCGACAGGGCGGATCCGCGGCCCGTGCTCGTCGAAGCGAGCGAACGCCTCGCGGCGAGTAGCCTCGGCCGCGTTCCCGCCGTCGCGGTGAGTGCGCACACGGGCGCGGGAATCGACGCGTTGAGGGCGGAACTGGCGACGCTGGGACGGGAGCTTCCCGCCGCTGACACCGAGGCGGACGTACGGCTGTGGGTGGACCGGGCGTTCACGGTCCACGGTGCGGGCACGGTCGTCACCGGAACACTCGGCGCGGGTCGACTGCGGGTCGGTGACGAACTGGTGTTCGGTCGTGACGGACGTCGTTGCGGGGTGCGGGGACTGCAGTCGCTGGGACGTGCGTGCGACACCGTGGAGGCGGTGGCGCGGGTCGCGGTGAACCTCCGCGGCCTCGACCACCGTGACATCGACCGGGGAGACGCCCTCCTCACCCCGGACGCCTGGCGGTACACCCGCGAGATCGATGTGCGGTTGCGTGGGGACAAGGCGGAGGACGTGAACCGGGAACTGACGGTGCACCTCGGTGCCGCCGCCGTCCCCTGCCGGGTGCGTCCACTCGCGACCGACCTGGCGCGGCTGTCGTTGTCGGCCGAGCTGCCGTTGCGGGCGGGTGACCGGGGACTGCTGCGCGATCCGGGGCAACACCGTGTCCCCGCGGGGATCGAGGTGCTGGACCCACGGCCTCCCGGACTGCGGCGCAGAGGGGCGGCACGAGCCCGTGCGGAGGAACTGGCCCACGATGACCCCGCGGCCGGATACGTGCGTCGTCACGGTGTCGTCGCCGTTGCGGAACTGCGGGCACTCGGCTGGGAGGTACCCGGCTCGCGCGTGGGGCGCTGGGCCGTCGCCGACGGGCTGCTCGACCGGCTGGTCGGCCGTGTACGAGACCTGGTGGCCGAGCGGCGTGACCGGGACCCGTTGGCCCCTGGGTTGTCGGTGGAGTCCTTGCGTCGGGAACTCGACGTGCCCGACGACCTCCTGGCCGCGGTGCTACCCGCCACCGGGCTCGTCGTCCGCGACGGTGTCGTGGTCGATCCACGCAGGCCGTCGGCGTTACCCGATTCGGTCGAACGAGCCGTTCGGGTGGTGCAACAGCGGCTCGAACAGGACCCGTTCACCGCGCCCGAGGCGCACGACCTCGCCGAATTGGGGCTCGGGCCGAAACAGCTCGCCGCCGCCGAACGAGCGGGGCGGTTGGTCCGGATCGCGGACGGTGTCGTCTTGGGCCCCGACGCGCTGGAAACGGCCGTGCGTGTGCTGGCGACCCTGCCCGAGCCGTTCACCGTCAGCCAGGTCCGACGTGCCCTGGGCACCACGCGCAGGGTCGCCGTTCCGTTACTCGAACGACTCGACGCCGAGGGCAGGACCCGGCGTGCGCCCGACGGCACGAGGACGCTGCGGCGTCCCGACCGGTGA